CGAGTTCGCCTGAATTAAGCGCCATGGCCGCTCCGGTAATACTGTTGCTCTGCCTAATCCTGAAATTGAAAGGGTATCGCTCTCCAAAAGCCTGAAAATATGCCTGCGCCTGATCGGCATTATAACGGGGCACCATTTCTTCGGCGTCTTCCTCTTTGTGGAAATGCAGGATGAATTTGGCATTTTTGACATCTTTCTCGGTAGGAGTACCAAATACCCGAAGCGAATTGTAAAAGAACTTCTTTTCTTTACCAACTGTAGCCACACACTGTACCAACCCCGAATATTCATAAACAGCATCGTGGTAGAGTTTGTAAATATCTTCATCGGGGATATCTTCCAGCCGCTGGCTAAACAATTGCCGCTGCAGGGTGTAAGGATCAAACTTCAGCTTCCTGTATTTAAACACAGGATCTTCGGAAAACTTAGACCCGAAAAACCGTTTTTTTTCCTGCTCAATATTCAGCGGATTCAAATAATTAAGCAGGTCGATCTCCCGTACGAGTCGGTCGAGGTTCTGGTCAATATCCAGAAGCGTTTTGTAGTAGCTGCGGGTTTTATCGGTCATTGCTGAAGAAAATTCAGGTTAAAAAATTCATCCCGCGCAAATACAAGAAATTCCTGTAAGCCTCGCAAGCTTTATCCCGGAAAAATTCCGAAGCCGCAAAAGGAACTTTCTGCTATTTTGCCTTCTTGATTTTTTCTTTTTTTGGGAGGTTATCATCCCATTTTCTTTCGTGTGGTTCGCCCAGTTTATCTACAGATTTGGCTACCATCATAGAAACAGCGGCATCTCCGGTAACGTTTACCATGGTACGGCACATATCCAAAGGCCTGTCTACAGCAAAGATCAGAGCCAGCCCGGCTTCGGGGATACCGGCCTGTGCCAGTACAATTACAAGCATCACCATTCCGGCTCCCGGCACTGCCGCCGAACCAATTGATGCCAGCGTGGCGGTGGCAATAATGCCCAGCTGCGCCCCAATTGAGAGGTCCATCCCAAAGGCCTGGGCAATAAATACGGCTGCCACTGCCTGGTACAAACTGGTCCCATCCATATTGATAGTGGCTCCAATTGGCAGTACAAAACTCGTTACTTCCTCGTGCACTCCAAGGTGCTCTTCGGTCCTTTCCATAGTAACAGGGAGTGTAGCCGCGCTCGAACTGGTTGAAAAAGCCAGAAGCTGTGCCGGGGCGATGCCGTTTTCAAAAAAGGCAGGAGGGCGCCCGGTAAAGATCCAGACGAGCATCATATAAACGCCAATCATTAACGCCAGCCCCACAAGTACTGTCACGGCATACATGGCCAGGGCTGCAAAGAGGTCGGCACTGGGCGATTCTACCACCAGGGCCGCCAAAAGGGCAAAGACTCCATAAGGTGCGGCCAGCATAATGAGGTCAATAAGTTTGAGAATAACTTCATTAAACCCATCAAAAAAGGCTTTTACAGGCTTGGCTGTTTCTTCAGGAATTAAAATGAGACCAATACCAAAGAAAATTGCAAAAAAGATCACCTGTAGCATATTGCCGTTATCACTGGCTGCCGCGAATATGTTTCCGGGAACAAGATCTTCCAGGGCCTGCAGCGGCCCCGCTTCTTTTTGTCGCTGGGCATCGGCGATACGTATGTTGGCATCACCTTCATAACTCGCAATAAGGTCATTTCGGGTACTTTCGGCAATTGCATTTCCCGGCTGAATAAGATTGACCATCACCAGGCCAATGCTTACCGCAATTACCGTAGTGGCAACATAAATGAGAATTGTGCGGGTTCCCATCTGCGATAACTTCGAAATGTCCTTTAAATCAGAAATCCCTTTGATAAGAGACGCAAGTATTAGGGGCACTGCAATTAATTTTAAGGCATTTATGAAGATATTTCCGAAAGGTTTGATCCAGTCACTAATAAATTCGGCTCCCCAGGAAAAGTTGGTCATTAAAAGGGCGAAAATCACCCCGGCGGCCATTCCCAACAGGATCTGCCAGTGCAGTGCTAATTTTTTCATACTATACTATCTCTGAAATTATATTTTTGATGTTTTGTTCAACAAATAAAAATCGGCCAAAACCAGTGCTGCCATGGCCTCTACAATAGGAATTGCGCGTGGCACCACGCAGGGGTCATGCCTGCCTTTACCTTGCATTTCCACCTCCTGGCCTTCAGCATTAATGGTTTTCTGCTTTTGCATAAGCGTGGCAACAGGTTTAAAAGCCACCCTAAATGTAATGTCCATGCCGTTAGAAATACCGCCCTGTATCCCACCGCTGAAGTTGGTTTTGGTAGAGCCGTCTGTGTGAAAAAGGTCATTGTGCTCGCTGCCTTTCATGGCAGCACCGGCAAACCCGCTTCCGTACTCAAATCCTTTTACGGCGTTTATGGAAAGCATGGCTGCGCCCAAAGCGGCGTGGAGCTTGTCAAAAACAGGTTCTCCCAGCCCTACGGGAACATTTGAGATCACACATTCCACAACGCCACCCACAGTATCTCCCTGCGCCCTGATCTGCTTAATGAAGGTTTCCATTTCCTTGGCAGTTTCAGGATCGGGACAGCGCACCGGATTCTTTTCTATTTCTGAAAGGTCAAGCTCCCCGAATTTCTTCTGAAGCCTTATATCCCCAACCGAAGCGGTATAAGCAGTAAATTTTACATCTTTCAGCAATTGCTTGGCGATGGCTCCTGCAGCTACCCTACAGGCAGTTTCCCGGGCAGACGACCTGCCGCCGCCCCTGTAGTCCCTGTTCCCGTATTTTTGATCATAGGTGTAATCGGCATGCGAAGGCCGGTAAACGTCTTTTATGTGCGAATAATCTTT
This Salinimicrobium tongyeongense DNA region includes the following protein-coding sequences:
- a CDS encoding dicarboxylate/amino acid:cation symporter, with amino-acid sequence MKKLALHWQILLGMAAGVIFALLMTNFSWGAEFISDWIKPFGNIFINALKLIAVPLILASLIKGISDLKDISKLSQMGTRTILIYVATTVIAVSIGLVMVNLIQPGNAIAESTRNDLIASYEGDANIRIADAQRQKEAGPLQALEDLVPGNIFAAASDNGNMLQVIFFAIFFGIGLILIPEETAKPVKAFFDGFNEVILKLIDLIMLAAPYGVFALLAALVVESPSADLFAALAMYAVTVLVGLALMIGVYMMLVWIFTGRPPAFFENGIAPAQLLAFSTSSSAATLPVTMERTEEHLGVHEEVTSFVLPIGATINMDGTSLYQAVAAVFIAQAFGMDLSIGAQLGIIATATLASIGSAAVPGAGMVMLVIVLAQAGIPEAGLALIFAVDRPLDMCRTMVNVTGDAAVSMMVAKSVDKLGEPHERKWDDNLPKKEKIKKAK
- the aroC gene encoding chorismate synthase — protein: MAGNSFGNLFKIVTFGESHGQAIGGVIDGCPAGLEINVEQVQQELARRRPGQSAIVTQRKEPDTVKFLSGIFEGKSTGTPIGFIIENANQKSKDYSHIKDVYRPSHADYTYDQKYGNRDYRGGGRSSARETACRVAAGAIAKQLLKDVKFTAYTASVGDIRLQKKFGELDLSEIEKNPVRCPDPETAKEMETFIKQIRAQGDTVGGVVECVISNVPVGLGEPVFDKLHAALGAAMLSINAVKGFEYGSGFAGAAMKGSEHNDLFHTDGSTKTNFSGGIQGGISNGMDITFRVAFKPVATLMQKQKTINAEGQEVEMQGKGRHDPCVVPRAIPIVEAMAALVLADFYLLNKTSKI